DNA sequence from the Pseudomonas fluorescens Q2-87 genome:
CTGCACGGCAGCAACCTTGACGTCACCCTGGTGATCAAGCAATGGCAGCCGCGCAAGCTGGGGCAATGACATGACCGCTCCACGCCTGAGCTTGCCCTCCCCGGCCAAGCTCAACCTGATGCTGCATATCCTCGGTCGTCGTCCGGACGGCTATCACGAGTTGCAGACGATTTTTCAGTTCCTGGACTACGGCGACGAAATTACCTTTGCCGTGCGTGACGACGGCGAGATTCACCTGCACACCGAGTTCCAGGGTGTTCCCCACGACAGCAACCTGATCGTCAAGGCGGCAAAAAAACTCCAGGAGCAATCCGGGTGCACGCAGGGCATCGACATCTGGATCGAGAAAATCCTGCCCATGGGTGGCGGGATCGGCGGCGGCAGCTCGAATGCGGCGACGACTTTATTGGGACTCAACCACCTTTGGCAACTTGGCTGGGACATGGATCGCCTCGCGGCCCTGGGCCTGACGCTGGGTGCCGATGTGCCGGTTTTCGTGCGTGGCCACGCGGCTTTCGCCGAGGGAGTCGGGGAAAAACTCACCCCGGTAGAACCCGAAGAACCCTGGTACCTGGTGCTGGTGCCGCAAGTATCTGTAAGTACAGCAGAAATTTTTTCAGATCCACTGTTGACACGTAACTCTCCTCCCATTAAAGTGCGCCCCGTTCCCAAGGGAAACAGTCGAAATGACTGCTTACCGGTGGTAGCAAGGCGTTATCCAGATGTTCGTAACGCATTGAATTTGTTAGGTAAATTTACCGAAGCAAAACTCACCGGAACTGGAAGTTGTGTGTTTGGGGGCTTCCCAAGCAAAGCTGAAGCTGATAAAGTCTCGGCCCTTCTGACAGAGACCCTTACAGGGTTTGTAGCAAAAGGAAGCAACGTTTCGATGTTGCATCGCAAGCTTCAAAGTCTGCTCTAAACGGAATCGAGTGCTGGGCACTCGCAGCAACAGATACAGGGGCGTCGCCAAGCGGTAAGGCAGCAGGTTTTGATCCTGCCATGCGTTGGTTCGAATCCAGCCGCCCCTGCCATTTTCCTATACTCATCCAGGTATACCCTCAGCCTTCAGGTACTGCGCGTGTCCAAGATGATGGTCTTTACGGGGAACGCCAACCCCGATCTGGCTCGACGTGTCGTACGTCAGCTGCATATCCCGCTCGGTGACATTTCTGTCGGTAAGTTTTCCGACGGCGAAATCACTGCCGAGATCAATGAAAACGTTCGCGGTAAAGACGTCTTCATTATTCAGCCGACTTGCGCTCCGACCAACGATAACCTGATGGAACTCGTCGTGATGGCTGATGCCTTCCGCCGCTCCTCAGCAACTCGTATCACTGCTGTTATTCCTTACTTTGGTTATGCCCGTCAGGATCGCCGTCCGCGTTCCGCACGCGTGGCAATCAGCGCGAAAGTCGTCGCTGATATGCTCACCGTAGTCGGCATCGACCGTGTCCTCACGGTTGATCTGCATGCTGACCAGATTCAGGGCTTCTTCGATATTCCGGTAGATAACATCTACGGCTCCCCAGTTTTGGTGGATGACATTGAAGATCAGCGCTTCGAAAACCTGATGATCGTGTCCCCGGACATTGGCGGCGTTGTGCGTGCACGGGCCGTTGCCAAATCCCTGGGCGTGGATCTGGGTATCATCGACAAACGTCGTGAGAAAGCCAATCACTCCGAAGTGATGCATATCATCGGCGACGTCGAAGGGCGTACCTGTATTCTGGTCGACGACATGGTCGATACCGCCGGCACCTTGTGCCACGCGGCCAAGGCCCTGAAAGAGCATGGCGCTGCCAAGGTCTTTGCCTACTGCACACACCCT
Encoded proteins:
- the ispE gene encoding 4-(cytidine 5'-diphospho)-2-C-methyl-D-erythritol kinase, which encodes MTAPRLSLPSPAKLNLMLHILGRRPDGYHELQTIFQFLDYGDEITFAVRDDGEIHLHTEFQGVPHDSNLIVKAAKKLQEQSGCTQGIDIWIEKILPMGGGIGGGSSNAATTLLGLNHLWQLGWDMDRLAALGLTLGADVPVFVRGHAAFAEGVGEKLTPVEPEEPWYLVLVPQVSVSTAEIFSDPLLTRNSPPIKVRPVPKGNSRNDCLPVVARRYPDVRNALNLLGKFTEAKLTGTGSCVFGGFPSKAEADKVSALLTETLTGFVAKGSNVSMLHRKLQSLL
- a CDS encoding ribose-phosphate pyrophosphokinase: MSKMMVFTGNANPDLARRVVRQLHIPLGDISVGKFSDGEITAEINENVRGKDVFIIQPTCAPTNDNLMELVVMADAFRRSSATRITAVIPYFGYARQDRRPRSARVAISAKVVADMLTVVGIDRVLTVDLHADQIQGFFDIPVDNIYGSPVLVDDIEDQRFENLMIVSPDIGGVVRARAVAKSLGVDLGIIDKRREKANHSEVMHIIGDVEGRTCILVDDMVDTAGTLCHAAKALKEHGAAKVFAYCTHPVLSGRAIENIENSVLDELVVTNTIPLSAAAQACARIRQLDIAPVVAEAVRRISNEESISAMFR